From the genome of Oceanispirochaeta sp. M1:
TCCCAGTCCTGTACTACAACCTGTAACAATTGCTACTTTACCTTTTAAATCAAAACTAATTGCCATTTGTGTTCTCCTATAGAACAAATATTTTATTTTATTACCTACAGTAATATTTACATAAATAATTTTCCCCGCCACAGCGCCGAAGGGTCAGCATCTTAGTGCTACATAAACTGAGAGGGCAGCCATGTACTGATTTCGGGAACAAATGTTACCAAAAGCAGAACAATCAGGTTACAGACAATAAAGGGCAGAGCACTCTTAAATATCTGTGTGATAGGCAGTCCGCAAATTTTTGTTGCCGCATTCAGACACATCCCGACAGGAGGTGTTACCAGTCCTACAGCACAACCTGTAATCATGATGGCACCGAACTGCAGATCTCCAATTCCGAAGTAGCCCATTACAGGAATGAGAATGGGACAGAGAAGCAGAAGTGCTGGAGTTACATCAACAAAAGTACCAATAAAAAGAATCAGAATATCTACAAAGATAAGAATCCAGAATCTATGAACATCAAGATTCAGCATAAAGTTGGCTACCATGGCAGGAATCTGTTCAACAGCCAGAATCCAGGTAAAGATCATGGAAAAACCTACAATGATCATAATGGAACTGGACATCATTACTGTCTTTTTTAGAATGCCCGGGAGATGCTTCACCTTCAGTTCTTTGTAGATAAAGAATCCCAGAAGCAATGAATACAATACTGCGATTCCTGCAGATTCACTGGCTGTTGCCACACCAAATGAAATAGAGAGAACAATAATAAGAGGCATTATAATTGCCAGAATTCCATCACGGGTAGTCTTTGTAATCTCATCCATGCTTATCTTTTCCCGAGGAGGGTGATAGCCTTTTTTCGCTGAATACAGGTAAACAATTACTAGCTGTGAAACACCGATAAGGACACCGGGAATAAGGCCGGCAAGAAAAAGTTTTCCAACAGAAGCACCAGATATCATGGCATACATCAGCATAGGTACAGAAGGAGGTATAATCATCCCCATAGTGGAGGAAGCAACGGTGATACCTGTAGCAAACCCTTTGCTGTATCCTTTTTTGATCATTTGGGGAATCAGAACTGAACCAAGAGCTGAAGTATCAGCAACAGAAGATCCGGAGATTCCTCCGAAAATCATACTGGCTACAACATTTACCTCTCCCAGTCCACCGCGAATAGGCTTTACTGTAAGAAGACTGAAGTTGATAAGTCTTTTAGTCAGGCCGCCTCTATTCATCAGCTCACCGGCTAGAATAAAGAGGGGCATGGCGATAATTACAAAACTGTTTGTTCCGGACCATACTCTCTGAGGAAGAGTAGAAATAAATGCTGGTTGCTCTAGAAGCAGATAAAGCAATCCCGATGCACCCAGCGAATAAGCAACGGGTACACTTAAAAGTATCAGCACAAAGAGGCAAAACATCATTAAAAATAGACTCATGATTTAACCTCCTTTTTGCTAAATCCAATTTCCTCACCAAGCACTTCAGCTTCCTCTAAATGAATCTCATTCCGGTCATAACCGTATTCAGGCTC
Proteins encoded in this window:
- a CDS encoding TRAP transporter large permease, with the translated sequence MSLFLMMFCLFVLILLSVPVAYSLGASGLLYLLLEQPAFISTLPQRVWSGTNSFVIIAMPLFILAGELMNRGGLTKRLINFSLLTVKPIRGGLGEVNVVASMIFGGISGSSVADTSALGSVLIPQMIKKGYSKGFATGITVASSTMGMIIPPSVPMLMYAMISGASVGKLFLAGLIPGVLIGVSQLVIVYLYSAKKGYHPPREKISMDEITKTTRDGILAIIMPLIIVLSISFGVATASESAGIAVLYSLLLGFFIYKELKVKHLPGILKKTVMMSSSIMIIVGFSMIFTWILAVEQIPAMVANFMLNLDVHRFWILIFVDILILFIGTFVDVTPALLLLCPILIPVMGYFGIGDLQFGAIMITGCAVGLVTPPVGMCLNAATKICGLPITQIFKSALPFIVCNLIVLLLVTFVPEISTWLPSQFM